One Weissella ceti DNA window includes the following coding sequences:
- a CDS encoding gluconate:H+ symporter has translation MEFLMLAISIALLLVLIVKCKLNTFVSLIITAFVLALLLGMDPMSIPSAVLGDQGVGNILGSNSVIFIFGGMIGRLVADAGGSYRIARTLINWFGLKRLQWAVLIASFIIGISMIFGVGMVLLIPIVFAVAIEAKVPLLYLGISMTAALSSAQGFLPPQPAPTAVATALGANIGMMLMLGLVVAIITAVVGGPLFTKLAQKYAPDAFVMKKELPAIGPVEEYDLDKTPSFGLSVLTSIFPLIFMIIATVYKMIYTGGVTPANPTMTDSIIEFMANPAVAMTVSLIFAVFSMGIWQKRTMTQVGVSMNEAINAVAGILLIVGGGGALRGVLVTSGFSDQVAAMFQTNGDMSPVMLILFAWVVTVLLRVSVGSATVAGMTAAGILTSVVATQSNPLIAVLVALAIGAGSLFASHVNDAGFWIFKEFFDISVKQTFQIWTVLESVISLTGLVVIIGLALLLV, from the coding sequence ATGGAGTTTTTAATGTTAGCCATTTCAATCGCCCTATTGTTGGTGTTGATTGTTAAATGCAAGTTGAACACATTCGTGTCACTTATTATTACGGCCTTCGTTTTGGCCTTGTTGCTAGGAATGGATCCAATGTCAATTCCATCTGCGGTCTTAGGGGACCAAGGTGTGGGAAACATTCTAGGATCTAACTCAGTTATCTTCATCTTTGGTGGAATGATTGGACGTTTGGTTGCTGATGCTGGTGGTTCATACCGTATTGCCCGCACATTGATCAACTGGTTCGGTCTAAAGCGTCTACAATGGGCTGTTTTGATTGCATCATTCATCATCGGAATCTCAATGATCTTCGGTGTTGGAATGGTCCTATTGATTCCTATTGTGTTCGCCGTTGCCATCGAAGCTAAGGTGCCATTGCTATACCTAGGTATCTCAATGACAGCTGCTCTATCTTCTGCACAAGGATTCTTGCCACCACAACCTGCTCCTACTGCTGTTGCCACAGCTTTGGGTGCTAACATTGGTATGATGTTGATGCTTGGATTGGTTGTTGCGATCATTACTGCTGTTGTTGGTGGACCATTGTTCACTAAGTTGGCACAAAAGTACGCACCTGATGCATTCGTTATGAAGAAAGAATTGCCTGCTATCGGTCCTGTTGAAGAATACGACCTAGACAAGACACCTTCATTCGGATTGTCAGTTTTGACATCAATCTTCCCATTGATCTTCATGATTATCGCAACTGTCTACAAGATGATTTACACTGGTGGAGTTACACCAGCTAACCCAACTATGACAGACTCAATCATTGAATTCATGGCTAACCCTGCTGTTGCAATGACTGTTTCATTGATCTTCGCTGTATTCTCAATGGGAATCTGGCAAAAGCGTACAATGACACAAGTTGGTGTTTCAATGAACGAAGCAATCAACGCCGTTGCTGGTATCCTACTTATCGTTGGTGGTGGTGGTGCTTTGCGTGGTGTCTTGGTTACTTCTGGATTCTCTGACCAAGTTGCTGCTATGTTCCAAACAAACGGTGACATGTCACCTGTTATGTTGATCTTGTTCGCCTGGGTTGTTACTGTTCTATTGCGTGTTTCTGTTGGATCAGCCACTGTTGCTGGTATGACAGCCGCTGGAATTTTGACTTCTGTTGTGGCAACACAATCAAACCCACTAATCGCTGTTTTGGTTGCTTTGGCAATCGGAGCTGGATCATTGTTCGCGTCACACGTTAACGATGCTGGGTTCTGGATCTTCAAGGAATTCTTCGATATCTCAGTTAAGCAAACATTCCAAATTTGGACAGTTCTTGAAAGTGTTATTTCATTGACTGGTTTGGTTGTTATTATCGGATTGGCATTGTTGCTAGTATAA
- a CDS encoding sunset domain-containing protein — protein sequence MTDIGGVIVGNVRSRIYHMPGQQNYRMAEKNKVYFNSEQEAIDAGYRRSMR from the coding sequence TTGACGGATATTGGTGGAGTGATTGTTGGGAATGTACGAAGCCGTATTTATCACATGCCGGGACAACAAAACTATCGCATGGCGGAAAAAAATAAAGTGTACTTTAATTCAGAGCAAGAAGCTATTGATGCTGGATACCGTCGCTCAATGAGATAA
- the rpsI gene encoding 30S ribosomal protein S9, which translates to MATVQYYGTGRRKNSVARVRLVPGNGAITINGRSAEQYIPFANLREVMVQPFNVTETLGQYDVLVNVDGGGFSGQSGAIRHGIARALLQVDPDFRAALKSAGLLTRDARMKERKKPGLKKARKASQFSKR; encoded by the coding sequence ATGGCTACTGTACAATACTACGGAACTGGTCGTCGTAAGAATTCTGTTGCACGTGTACGTTTGGTACCTGGTAACGGAGCGATTACAATCAACGGTCGTTCAGCTGAACAATACATTCCTTTCGCTAACTTGCGTGAGGTTATGGTTCAACCATTCAACGTAACTGAAACTCTTGGTCAATACGACGTTTTGGTTAACGTTGATGGTGGAGGTTTCTCTGGTCAATCTGGTGCAATCCGTCACGGTATCGCCCGTGCCCTATTGCAAGTTGACCCAGACTTCCGTGCAGCATTGAAGTCAGCAGGATTGTTGACTCGTGACGCACGTATGAAGGAACGTAAGAAGCCAGGTCTTAAGAAGGCCCGTAAGGCATCACAATTCTCAAAGCGTTAA
- the rplM gene encoding 50S ribosomal protein L13, whose translation MRTTYMAKAGEIDRKWYILDATDVPLGRISTVAASILRGKNKPTFTPHVDTGDNVIIINAEKVALTGNKASDKVYYHHSNHPGGLKQRKAGDLREKNPQRLLELSVHGMLPKGSLGRQQGLKLHVFAGSEHNHEAQQPVLLNINNLI comes from the coding sequence ATGCGTACAACTTATATGGCAAAAGCCGGTGAAATTGACCGCAAGTGGTACATTCTTGACGCGACTGATGTTCCTTTGGGACGTATCTCAACTGTAGCAGCATCAATCTTGCGCGGTAAGAACAAGCCAACTTTCACACCACACGTTGACACTGGTGACAACGTAATCATTATCAATGCTGAAAAGGTCGCTTTGACTGGTAACAAGGCATCTGACAAGGTATACTACCACCACTCAAACCACCCAGGTGGATTGAAGCAACGTAAGGCTGGTGACTTGCGCGAAAAGAACCCACAACGTTTGCTAGAACTTTCAGTTCACGGAATGTTGCCAAAGGGATCACTTGGTCGCCAACAAGGTTTGAAGTTGCATGTCTTCGCTGGTTCAGAACACAACCACGAAGCGCAACAACCAGTGTTGTTGAACATCAACAACCTTATCTAA
- the truA gene encoding tRNA pseudouridine(38-40) synthase TruA, giving the protein MPRYKATIAYDGTDFFGWQVQPGKRTVQLELEAAVNKMAKNPAEPIRVQGSGRTDARVHAIGQVAHFDLPFNIPAEAVRKGLSTMLPYDIGIKDVEIVDDEFHAQYAAHDKTYRYRFSTTEFRDPFKRNYTGHWNRRLDTDLMQQAIGDYVGEHDWLSFVAAGFQQKTTVRTVYSAEMFLKPEENEIWFEFSGNGFLYNQIRIMVGVLLEIGHGSRPVDDIQRLFEVKDRQEARFTAPAQGLYLVEVRY; this is encoded by the coding sequence ATGCCACGATATAAAGCAACGATTGCTTATGATGGTACTGATTTTTTTGGTTGGCAAGTTCAACCAGGTAAGCGTACAGTGCAACTAGAACTAGAAGCAGCTGTAAACAAGATGGCTAAGAATCCAGCAGAACCAATTCGTGTTCAAGGATCTGGCCGCACTGATGCACGTGTCCATGCGATTGGTCAGGTTGCGCACTTCGACTTACCATTTAATATCCCAGCTGAAGCAGTGCGTAAGGGACTATCAACAATGTTGCCATACGACATCGGGATTAAAGATGTTGAAATTGTGGATGATGAATTCCATGCACAATACGCAGCGCATGATAAGACTTATCGTTACCGCTTTTCAACAACTGAATTCCGTGACCCATTCAAGCGTAACTACACAGGACACTGGAACCGTCGTTTAGATACTGACCTAATGCAACAAGCAATTGGTGATTACGTGGGTGAACACGATTGGTTAAGCTTCGTTGCTGCTGGCTTCCAACAAAAGACAACAGTGCGTACTGTGTACTCAGCTGAAATGTTCTTGAAGCCGGAAGAAAATGAAATTTGGTTTGAATTCTCAGGGAATGGTTTCCTATATAACCAAATTCGAATTATGGTCGGGGTATTATTAGAAATTGGACATGGTTCACGTCCAGTTGATGACATTCAACGATTATTTGAAGTAAAAGATCGACAAGAAGCGCGCTTCACTGCACCAGCTCAAGGGTTGTATTTGGTTGAAGTTCGCTACTAA
- a CDS encoding energy-coupling factor transporter transmembrane component T family protein, which yields MGKLIIGRYLPGNSWVHRLDPRTKFVLSFTFIFIIFMADNVWGYLAAGAFTALSIALTGLGFGVFLRGLRPIAFLMLLTTILQLFFIQTGPVWVDWGWLRITQDGVINSLVVFVRFMLIIMFSTILTLTTPPLQVANAMESLLSPLKRFNVPVAELALMVSIALRFVPTLMDEAENIMNAQRARGVRFNEGNLFKRAKSYVPLMIPLFVNAIKRAIELGDAMEARGYRDSDNRSRYRVLQSTNQDTVAYIGFIAFAILLFATRFI from the coding sequence ATGGGTAAGTTAATTATTGGACGTTACCTACCGGGTAACTCGTGGGTTCACCGTTTAGATCCACGCACCAAGTTTGTCTTGAGCTTCACATTTATCTTCATTATTTTTATGGCTGATAATGTGTGGGGTTACTTGGCTGCAGGTGCCTTTACGGCCTTATCAATTGCCTTAACAGGTTTAGGCTTTGGGGTCTTCTTACGTGGTCTACGACCAATTGCCTTCTTGATGTTATTAACAACAATCCTACAACTGTTCTTTATTCAGACTGGACCAGTTTGGGTAGACTGGGGATGGCTACGGATTACACAAGATGGTGTGATTAATAGTTTGGTTGTGTTTGTGCGTTTCATGTTGATCATTATGTTTTCAACAATTTTGACGCTAACAACGCCACCGCTACAAGTTGCGAATGCAATGGAGTCGCTATTGTCACCACTAAAGCGATTCAATGTACCAGTCGCTGAATTAGCGTTAATGGTCTCAATTGCGTTACGTTTTGTGCCAACCTTGATGGATGAAGCAGAAAACATTATGAATGCGCAACGTGCACGAGGTGTACGCTTTAACGAAGGAAATTTGTTTAAGCGTGCGAAGTCATATGTGCCATTAATGATTCCGCTATTTGTGAACGCCATTAAACGGGCCATTGAGTTAGGGGATGCGATGGAAGCGCGTGGTTACCGTGACAGCGATAACCGTAGTCGCTACCGTGTCCTACAATCAACCAACCAAGATACAGTTGCTTACATTGGATTTATCGCTTTTGCGATTCTGTTGTTTGCTACACGATTTATTTAG
- a CDS encoding energy-coupling factor transporter ATPase, producing MAINFEAVSFTYQAGTPFATSALHDVNLHIPENTFTAVIGHTGSGKSTMVQMLDGLTQPTTGQVTVGNQVITAETKKKALNEMREHIGMVFQFPEAQLFEQTVLQDVMFGPMNYGMTEDEARIAAKEALRTVGMAERFDDRTPFDLSGGQMRRVAIAGILAMKPDLLILDEPTAGLDPAGQIELMASFGRLQKERNLTIVLITHQMEFVAEYASHVIVFEGGTVLKEGPTAEIFADSAWLKAHQLDVPAAQQFADALAEKDIQLNQVLDMDALADELVKQLQGGTHG from the coding sequence ATGGCAATCAATTTCGAAGCAGTAAGTTTTACATACCAAGCTGGTACGCCGTTTGCAACGTCAGCATTACATGATGTTAATTTGCATATCCCAGAAAACACGTTTACGGCTGTTATTGGGCATACTGGTTCTGGTAAGTCTACGATGGTTCAAATGCTTGATGGTTTAACACAACCAACGACGGGGCAAGTGACGGTAGGGAATCAAGTGATTACCGCTGAAACAAAGAAGAAGGCCTTAAACGAAATGCGTGAGCATATCGGAATGGTTTTCCAATTTCCAGAAGCACAATTGTTTGAACAAACTGTTTTACAAGACGTTATGTTTGGACCAATGAACTATGGGATGACGGAAGACGAAGCACGTATTGCGGCTAAAGAAGCGTTGCGTACTGTCGGTATGGCTGAACGCTTTGATGACCGCACGCCATTTGACTTGTCAGGTGGACAAATGCGACGTGTTGCCATTGCCGGTATTTTAGCAATGAAACCCGACCTGTTAATTTTGGACGAACCAACAGCAGGACTAGATCCGGCTGGTCAGATAGAATTGATGGCTTCGTTTGGTCGTCTCCAAAAGGAACGTAATCTAACAATTGTGTTGATTACGCACCAAATGGAGTTCGTTGCAGAATATGCAAGCCATGTGATCGTGTTTGAAGGCGGAACTGTACTAAAAGAAGGGCCAACCGCGGAAATCTTTGCGGACAGTGCCTGGCTAAAAGCACATCAACTGGATGTACCAGCGGCGCAACAATTCGCAGATGCATTGGCTGAAAAAGATATTCAACTAAACCAAGTGTTAGATATGGATGCCTTGGCTGATGAACTTGTAAAACAATTACAAGGAGGGACGCATGGGTAA
- a CDS encoding energy-coupling factor ABC transporter ATP-binding protein encodes MANIIEVKDVSYTYPNAEQPALEHIDLTIAQGDWVAIIGRNGSGKSTFAKLLNYLLVPTEGTIEIDGVSVNEENVWTIRDLVGMVFQNPDNQFVGATVEDDVAFGLENRNTPREEMLPRVASVLDRVHMSAFSDREPARLSGGQKQRVAIASVLAVEPKILILDEATAMLDPQGRMEMIALVRELKATMGDELTVLSITHDIDEASHADKVVVLSDGRIREMGEPQEIFSNATKLRELGLSVPFAEQLKEKLTERGVNVPEAYMTTEGMADWLWQSISKQ; translated from the coding sequence ATGGCAAACATAATTGAAGTAAAAGATGTTTCTTACACATACCCCAATGCAGAACAACCAGCTTTGGAACATATCGACCTAACGATTGCTCAAGGTGACTGGGTAGCGATTATTGGGCGTAATGGATCCGGTAAATCAACCTTTGCAAAATTATTGAACTATCTATTAGTGCCAACAGAAGGAACCATTGAAATTGATGGTGTTTCTGTGAATGAAGAAAATGTTTGGACGATTCGTGACTTAGTCGGAATGGTCTTTCAAAATCCTGATAACCAATTCGTTGGGGCAACCGTTGAAGACGACGTTGCATTTGGATTAGAAAACCGTAATACACCACGTGAAGAGATGTTACCACGTGTGGCGTCTGTTTTAGATCGCGTCCACATGAGTGCCTTTAGTGATCGTGAACCGGCTCGTTTGTCTGGTGGACAAAAGCAACGTGTGGCCATTGCATCTGTTTTAGCAGTAGAACCTAAGATCTTGATTCTAGATGAAGCTACAGCCATGCTTGATCCACAAGGGCGCATGGAAATGATTGCCTTAGTACGTGAATTGAAAGCGACAATGGGTGACGAATTAACAGTTCTGTCAATTACACATGACATTGATGAAGCATCACACGCTGATAAAGTTGTTGTGTTAAGTGACGGCCGTATTCGTGAAATGGGGGAACCACAAGAAATCTTTTCAAATGCAACTAAGTTGCGTGAGTTAGGTTTGAGTGTCCCCTTTGCGGAACAATTAAAAGAAAAGTTAACCGAACGTGGTGTTAATGTACCAGAAGCATATATGACAACAGAAGGGATGGCGGACTGGTTATGGCAATCAATTTCGAAGCAGTAA
- a CDS encoding acyltransferase family protein has protein sequence MPQRISWIDVAKGLTILLVVFGHVIIGLFDANLYIGQTQANLLNTVQSIYLFHMPVFIAFSGYFFTRTASINSFIERLKKRSISIGIPYLVFSVILLFLFQLGGSKVRAMYDWHSLSQLWQIPIGPLWFLDVLFGVIIANSALSMFIKDTRVHFAIACLLALMANFWIVPIYAIQRILIWSPFFLLGALLRKYPLKGSWLSISLLTSIYGFYLIIWANAGHTSRVSYNAPGVDGIIMLIAVMLAFMIFPKINLQTAFGRYFNHVGQLSLGIYLVHVPIVSATRMLLLQLGYHNVFLHIVIGSLIGWFGSLLILKYVSVLNYVLYPLNYIQIKKKVS, from the coding sequence ATGCCCCAACGCATTTCTTGGATAGACGTTGCTAAAGGCCTGACAATCTTACTTGTCGTCTTTGGTCATGTTATCATCGGTTTATTTGATGCCAACCTATACATAGGACAAACACAGGCAAATCTCTTAAATACTGTACAAAGTATTTATCTGTTCCATATGCCCGTGTTTATCGCTTTTTCTGGTTACTTTTTTACACGGACTGCGTCCATCAACAGTTTTATCGAACGATTGAAAAAACGTAGTATCTCAATTGGTATCCCCTATCTTGTTTTTAGTGTCATTCTATTGTTCCTATTTCAATTAGGCGGTTCGAAAGTGCGTGCCATGTATGATTGGCATTCCTTATCACAACTTTGGCAAATACCTATTGGGCCACTTTGGTTCTTAGATGTGCTATTTGGCGTTATTATCGCAAATTCCGCACTGTCTATGTTTATCAAAGATACACGTGTCCACTTTGCCATCGCCTGCTTACTCGCTTTAATGGCTAATTTTTGGATCGTACCCATTTATGCTATCCAACGGATTCTAATCTGGTCTCCATTCTTCCTATTAGGTGCCTTATTACGCAAATATCCACTCAAAGGTTCTTGGCTATCAATTAGTCTTTTAACTAGCATATACGGCTTTTATTTAATTATTTGGGCAAATGCAGGCCATACATCCCGTGTTAGCTACAATGCACCTGGCGTTGATGGTATCATCATGCTAATCGCCGTCATGTTAGCCTTTATGATTTTCCCAAAGATTAATTTACAAACTGCTTTTGGGCGTTATTTTAATCATGTGGGTCAATTGTCACTAGGTATTTACTTAGTTCATGTGCCAATCGTCAGTGCAACACGTATGTTGCTATTGCAACTGGGTTATCATAATGTCTTTCTACACATTGTTATAGGTTCGCTCATTGGGTGGTTTGGTAGTCTATTGATTCTAAAATATGTTTCCGTCCTTAACTATGTGCTTTATCCACTAAATTATATTCAAATTAAAAAGAAGGTATCTTAA
- a CDS encoding TrmH family RNA methyltransferase: MSQIDLSRSADYRNIIDYFKGKPNEQIKAELAETRGDMISIMQNLSHDFNKSSAVRNSNAFGMRKVIFLNPENPMLPDSKEGMKKWDRRGALGTQNYETIEHLRITDYQELFDQLHEEGYTIFAVDNTEGYTPQSLYEVELPKKSAFLFGEEQLGLADDLIEASDAMIYIPQYGSIASINVSVANGVIAAFYANQHMPKR; the protein is encoded by the coding sequence ATGTCTCAAATCGATCTTTCTCGTTCAGCTGATTACCGTAACATCATTGATTACTTCAAAGGTAAGCCTAACGAACAAATTAAAGCAGAACTAGCCGAAACGCGTGGTGACATGATTTCAATCATGCAAAATCTAAGTCACGACTTCAACAAGTCTTCTGCTGTCCGTAACAGTAATGCATTCGGTATGCGTAAGGTGATCTTCCTTAACCCAGAAAACCCAATGTTGCCTGACTCAAAGGAAGGTATGAAGAAGTGGGATCGTCGCGGTGCACTAGGAACGCAAAATTACGAAACAATCGAACACCTACGCATTACTGATTACCAAGAATTGTTCGACCAATTGCATGAAGAAGGTTACACAATCTTCGCCGTAGATAACACTGAAGGTTACACACCACAATCATTGTACGAAGTAGAATTGCCTAAGAAGTCAGCCTTCTTGTTCGGTGAAGAACAACTAGGGTTGGCTGATGATCTAATCGAAGCCAGTGATGCAATGATTTACATTCCGCAATACGGCAGCATTGCTTCAATTAACGTTAGTGTCGCTAACGGGGTTATCGCTGCGTTCTACGCAAATCAACACATGCCTAAGCGTTAA
- a CDS encoding NAD(P)/FAD-dependent oxidoreductase — MSTKNVVVVGAGFSGVVAARKLAKKLKGTDYKIVLIDKHSFMTYMTELHEVATGRVEPKHVQNDLRTLFYPYKNVELMTAEVKSIDKEKKVIETTDGTVPYEKLVLATGGTTNTFGTPGVYEYGYTLWSYEEAVRLREHIEKVIRDGALELDPEVRAAKLQIVVVGSGFTGSELAGELMEQRHELALANNLDESEIKIKMVEAAPTILNMLDRKLADKAEAHFTAHGVEVMKSTGVVEVKENAAVLKDGSEIPTETLIWTAGVKAKDQGQQWGLELGPGQRFMVDGYSRVQGEEDIYAVGDAAAYQDPELADPENPRAGWTPQTVEGGESAAKTAVPNIVFDLTGKGERKLFKGRYQGYAVSIGSRYAVAVWLQLGDKKIGKNGIGMSGFFANMFKHMINVYWFLQLNSWYYLGHYLRDEIFETPDGRNPFFGWTSRHANVLFTLPLRFITGMVWMSVGQAVGMTGSWLGTLALIVGWLIVLGMFTSVAAFVGILLSLYFVITTSGVSGFITGAWLMTAAASLAVMNGSGRVLGVDFWLIPALERFANRVLHGKRSSQYHDYK, encoded by the coding sequence ATGTCAACTAAGAACGTAGTTGTCGTTGGGGCCGGTTTTTCCGGTGTCGTTGCGGCACGTAAGTTAGCTAAGAAGCTAAAGGGTACAGATTACAAGATTGTCTTGATCGACAAGCACTCATTCATGACTTACATGACTGAATTGCACGAAGTCGCTACAGGCCGTGTTGAACCTAAGCACGTGCAAAACGATTTGCGTACTTTGTTCTACCCATACAAGAACGTTGAATTGATGACTGCTGAAGTTAAGTCAATCGACAAGGAAAAGAAGGTTATCGAAACAACTGATGGAACTGTTCCATACGAAAAGTTGGTTTTGGCAACTGGTGGAACTACTAACACATTCGGAACACCTGGTGTTTACGAATATGGTTACACACTATGGTCATATGAAGAAGCTGTTCGTTTGCGCGAACACATCGAAAAGGTTATCCGTGATGGTGCTTTGGAACTAGACCCAGAAGTTCGTGCAGCTAAGTTGCAAATCGTTGTTGTTGGTTCAGGATTTACTGGTTCAGAATTGGCCGGTGAATTGATGGAACAACGTCACGAATTGGCATTGGCTAACAACTTGGACGAAAGCGAAATCAAGATCAAGATGGTGGAAGCTGCACCAACAATCTTGAACATGCTAGATCGTAAGTTGGCTGACAAGGCTGAAGCTCACTTTACTGCACACGGTGTTGAAGTGATGAAGTCTACTGGTGTTGTTGAAGTTAAGGAAAACGCTGCTGTTCTTAAGGACGGATCAGAAATTCCTACAGAAACTTTGATCTGGACTGCCGGTGTTAAGGCTAAGGATCAAGGACAACAATGGGGACTTGAATTGGGACCTGGTCAACGCTTCATGGTTGATGGTTACTCACGTGTTCAAGGTGAAGAAGATATCTACGCCGTTGGAGACGCTGCTGCATACCAAGACCCTGAATTGGCTGACCCAGAAAACCCACGTGCTGGTTGGACTCCACAAACAGTTGAAGGTGGAGAATCTGCTGCTAAGACTGCTGTACCAAACATTGTCTTTGACTTGACTGGTAAGGGAGAACGTAAGCTATTTAAGGGACGTTACCAAGGTTACGCTGTTTCTATTGGTTCTCGTTACGCTGTTGCTGTTTGGCTACAACTAGGAGACAAGAAGATTGGTAAGAACGGAATCGGAATGTCTGGTTTCTTCGCCAACATGTTCAAGCACATGATCAACGTTTACTGGTTCTTGCAATTGAACAGCTGGTACTACCTAGGTCACTACCTACGTGATGAAATCTTCGAAACACCAGATGGCCGTAACCCATTCTTCGGATGGACTTCACGCCACGCTAACGTATTGTTCACATTGCCACTTCGTTTCATCACAGGTATGGTATGGATGTCAGTGGGACAAGCAGTTGGTATGACTGGTTCATGGCTAGGAACTTTGGCTTTGATCGTTGGTTGGTTGATCGTACTTGGTATGTTCACATCAGTTGCGGCTTTCGTCGGAATTTTGTTGAGCTTGTACTTCGTTATCACAACTAGCGGTGTTTCAGGATTCATTACTGGAGCATGGTTGATGACTGCTGCAGCTTCATTGGCTGTTATGAACGGTTCTGGACGTGTGCTTGGTGTCGACTTCTGGTTGATCCCAGCCCTAGAACGTTTTGCTAACCGTGTATTGCACGGAAAGCGTTCATCACAATACCACGATTACAAGTAA
- a CDS encoding metal ABC transporter solute-binding protein, Zn/Mn family encodes MLKKLGITLAALLVVIGGVVWFVNGRGDQQSTNGGKFSVVTTNSILQDMVEKVGGDDVKVYSMVPRGTDPHEYDPTPEDIRQATEASVVFHNGLNLETGGNGWFTKLMEQSNKRDGEEVFSASENVKAMYLTSKGQENEEDPHAWLDIQNGIKYVQHITDVLKKKDAKHADAYQERSDKYVAELKKLDAEAKSKFNDIPEDQRVLVTSEGAFKYFSKAYGISPVFIWEINTESQGTPEQMKIVLKKIADTNVKSLFVESSVSPKSMEKVGKETGLSIYSTVFTDSLAKEGKTGDTYYDMMKWNIDHMHDGMMGKAK; translated from the coding sequence ATGCTTAAGAAGTTAGGAATTACACTTGCGGCATTACTAGTCGTAATCGGTGGAGTCGTTTGGTTCGTTAACGGACGTGGTGATCAACAATCAACAAATGGTGGAAAGTTTAGCGTTGTAACAACAAACTCAATCTTGCAAGACATGGTTGAAAAGGTTGGTGGGGACGACGTTAAGGTATACAGCATGGTTCCGCGTGGTACTGATCCACACGAATATGACCCAACACCAGAAGACATTCGTCAAGCTACAGAAGCTAGCGTAGTCTTCCACAACGGTTTGAACTTGGAAACAGGTGGAAACGGTTGGTTCACAAAGTTGATGGAACAATCAAACAAGCGCGATGGTGAAGAAGTATTCTCAGCCTCAGAAAATGTTAAGGCAATGTACCTAACATCTAAGGGACAAGAAAACGAAGAAGACCCACACGCATGGCTAGATATTCAAAACGGTATCAAGTACGTTCAACACATTACTGACGTTTTGAAGAAGAAGGATGCTAAGCATGCTGACGCTTACCAAGAACGTTCAGACAAGTACGTTGCTGAATTGAAGAAGTTGGACGCAGAAGCTAAGTCAAAGTTCAATGATATCCCTGAAGACCAACGTGTATTGGTTACTTCAGAAGGAGCCTTCAAGTACTTCTCAAAGGCATACGGAATTTCACCAGTATTTATCTGGGAAATCAACACTGAATCTCAAGGAACACCTGAACAAATGAAGATCGTCTTGAAGAAGATCGCTGACACAAACGTTAAGTCATTGTTCGTTGAAAGTTCAGTATCACCTAAGTCAATGGAAAAGGTTGGTAAGGAAACAGGATTGTCAATCTACTCAACAGTCTTCACAGACTCATTGGCCAAGGAAGGTAAGACAGGGGACACTTACTACGACATGATGAAGTGGAATATCGACCACATGCATGATGGAATGATGGGTAAGGCTAAGTAA